GCGCGAATGTTTCGCGCTTCTGAGCGGCGAGTTTGCGCTGCTCTGCCTTGTTGACCTTCGGACCTTCCTCACGCTCTGAAACCTGATCGCCCTTCGCATCAGCGAGAACAATCTGCCGATATTCATCAAGATCGCCGTCGAAGGCTTTGACGCCGCCTTCACGCACCAGCCACAATCGCTCCATCGTGGCTTCGATCAAGTGACGATCATGCGCAATTAGGATCACCGCGCCGTTGAAGGCATTGAGCGCGTGAACCAGTTCTTCCCGGCTATCAATATCAAGGTGGTTGGTCGGTTCGTCGAGGATTAGCAGGTTAGGGCCGTGGAAAGTGGCAAGGCCCATCAAAAGCCGAGCTTTCTCGCCACCCGAAAGGTCTCGGGCAGGCGTCAGCATCTTCTCGGTCGACAGTCCCATCTGAGCAACGCGTGCGCGAACCTTCGCTTCCAACTCACCCGGCATCAGCTTGCGTACGTGCTCAATGGCGTTGTCTTCCGGAATCAGATCGTCCATCTGATGTTGCGCAAAGAATGCGACTTTGAGGCTTGGCGAAAGCGTTAGCGAGCCTTTTTCAGGCTGCAAACGCCCGGCAATCAGTTTGGCGAGCGTGGATTTGCCGTTACCGTTGGAGCCGAGCAACGCAATGCGATCATCATTGTCGATGCGAAGCGTCACGTTGCGCAGTACTGGCTTACCCGGAACATAGCCGACATCTGCGTTATCGAGCGCGATGACGGGCGATGCAGTCTTTTTGTCTGCGTCAGGAAAGCGGAACGGCTGCACATTGCTTTCAACATAAAGCTCAATGGGCTTTAGTTTTTCCAGCGCCTTCATACGTGACTGTGCCTGACGGGCCTTGGTAGCCTTAGCACGGAACCGCTCAACGAAAGATTCCATATGCTTGCGATGCGCTTCCTGCTTGGCGTGAGCCTTTTGCTGAAGCTCAAGCATCTCATGGCGCTGCCGCTCGAACTGATCGTAATTACCACGCCAGAAGCTAATTTTCTTCTGATCGAGATGCATGATTGACGACGTGGCCGAGTTCAGCAGGTCACGATCATGGCTGATGATGATAACAGTGTGCGGATAGCGCTTCACATAGTCGACCAGCCACAAAACGCCTTCAAGATCGAGATAGTTGGTCGGTTCGTCGAGCAGCAACAGGTCGGGCTCGGAGAAAAGAACAGCGGCGAGTGCCACACGCATACGCCAGCCGCCGGAGAAGGCGGATGCCGGACGGCGCTGTGCTTCGGCATCAAAGCCCAGACCTGAAAGAATCGCGCCTGCGCGTGCTTCTGCCGAATGGGCATTAATATCGGCAAGGCGCGTATGAATTTCGGCAATGCGATGCGGATCGGTCGCAGTCTCAGCCTCTTCGAGAAGTGCTGCGCGCTCTTTGTCCGCCTTCATGACGATTTCAATCAGCGCATCTTCGGTGCCGGGAGCTTCCTGCGCTACCTGTCCGATGCGCGTATTCTTCGGCAGGGATATGCTGCCGCTCTCCGATGCAAGATCACCGGTAATCACGCGGAAAAGTGTGGACTTTCCGGTGCCGTTACGGCCAACAAAACCCGTCTTCGATCCCGCTGGCAGTGTGACACTGGCGTGGTCGATCAGAAGGCGCCCGGCGATGCGTACAGAGATATCGTCAAGAATAAGCATGATGAGAAGGCTTTTGCACGGCTTCCAATATTTGCGCAAGTATCAACTGATCGAATATCAGGCGAAGCGGCGTCCCGCTTCGTTACGCTGAAACTGAATAAGATCGAGCGAGGGAGCATCCGCACTCAAACGGGTGAGTGCCGCATGAATTTGTCCGCGATGGTGCGTCTGATGATTGAACAAATGACCCAGTGCTGGCGCAAGCCGTTGGCTGATGGTTCGCACATTGGTCGTTGTCATATAGGTGAAGCGGCCTGCAAGCCGTTCGGCATTCATGCTTTCAATATATTTGCAGATACGCTCATCTTCAGCTTTTCGCAGGTCGCGTAGTTTGATGAAGTCATCGGTTATAATGGCATCAAGCTTGTTTGGATGATCGCCTTCGCCGGTGAAACGTTTCATCCAGATACGGTCTGTTACGAGGAGATGATTAAAGGTTCGATGGATCGAGCCGAAGAAAAGGCCGAGGTCGAGCCTGTAATCCACATCGCTCAAATCGGCAGCTGCGGAATACAGCAACTCATTGGCCCAGCGATTGTAATAGGCGAACATTTGAAAGTGCTGTTCCATGAGTCCCCGCATTGGAATCGAATTATCCATCTATGCAGTCAATTTTCTGTCGTCTCAAGCTGATAAGCGACATACCCAAGGGCGCTGCCCCTTGGCAATCGGGCCTATCAACGCTATAGAGCCTCACTTTCCGAATTTTCCATCATACAAGGTGTCATAATGGCAATCGAACGTACTTTCTCCATGATCAAGCCTGACGCAACTCGCCGCAACCTGACCGGCGCGATCACCACCAAGCTTGAAGAAGCTGGTCTGCGTGTTGTTGCTTCCAAGCGCGTTTGGATGAGCACCCGTGAAGCTGAAGGCTTCTACGCTGTCCACAAAGAACGTCCTTTCTTTGGTGAACTGGTTGAATCCATGTCGTCCGGCCCAACAGTCGTTCAGGTTCTCGAAGGCGAAAACGCCATTCTCAAGAATCGTGAAATCATGGGCGCAACCAACCCTGCAAACGCAGACGCTGGTACCATCCGCAAGGAATTTGCTCTGTCGATTGGCGAAAACTCGGTTCACGGTTCGGACGCTCCTGAAACCGCTGCTGAAGAAATTGCTTACTGGTTCTCCGGCACCGAAATCGTCGGCTAATTGCTGATAGATGAATTGAAAAAGCCCGGTCGCGAGACCGGGCTTTTTTGTATTGATATTTCTTAGTGTTAAAGGCTTTGAGCAAGCCTTGCTAATTCGTCGCCGCCTTCATCAATCAGGACGAGTTTTCCAGCATCCATTTTATACGAACGTGTCTTTTCGAGTATATCTAGGAACTTGCGCTCCTGATTCATGAGGGCAGGCGGGCATTGCATATAAGTGGAGCCGATTTCGGCAAAGGAGATTTTGCTGCCTGAGATTGTCGCCTTACTCATAAAGCGGTTGCATCCGCCTGAACCGCTCACAGTGCCATCCGAGTCGACAAGGAGTGTGGTTTGCGCAGTATCTACGACTCCACCACCTTGTATGTCTTCAGCGAGCCAGTCTTTGCCTTCAATCCCAATGGCGGTTGATTCATCCGAGCTTTTGCGAACCATTACAACTTTAATCTCAATGGAATCGTCGGGCTTCTTCGGGTCAATCGAATAGCGCTCATCATTCACAAACCATAATGTATCACCGGCGACGATGCGCGCCTGCAAAGCGTAATTATGGCTTGGTTCAATCTCGTCAGTGTCGAAGCTAATTGCGAAAGGGATGGGTACGCCCTGCAATGTATTAACCGTTGTTTCAGCAATAATCTTTGACGGTGCATCAGCAAGGGAAACATCTGTGAGCTGCACGATCAGGTGTGCTTCCGGAGGAAGTGCAATGCGCTCACGATACATCACTTTGCCACTGATTGTCTTTTCAGCAGCAACACTTGCCGTTGGCATGGAGGTTGTCACAAACATGGCCGCTGCACCGAATGCACCCAGTCCAGCAGTAAGTGCTGCCACGATTGAAAGAGTTTTCGTCAGTCCTTTTAGCATTGCCAATTCGAAACTTTCGTTCCCCCAAACTTTTTGTTTCATACTTTTAGCTGCTCAGACAATCTTTTGATTGTCACATTCGCTCACTCAAAAGCATCAACAGTCACTGCGCAAACAATAAGCGCGGCATCATGTGAAAATTGTGGCAGCGTAGTCACACACCTTACAAATTAGCCTATATTTTAGGGGGTTAAATAGTTAATTCGGCATTAAATTAGAACCGAGAAACTCTTTGTATGCGAAAAAGAATTTTATCTGCGGCATCGTGTTGAAACAAATGCTGCATTCAGCGCTTCTGCCAGCGCTCACGGCTGTGGTCGTCTGCCACCTTTGATTCGACCCAATTACCCTTGTTGCCGTCGAGTAAATGTTCCCGTTTCCAGAACGGCGCATCAGTCTTCATGAAGTCCATAAGGAAGGAGGCTGCTTCAAAAGCGGCCTGTCGATGAGACGATGCGGTTACAGCAAGGACGATATTTTCTCCCGGTTTTATCAACCCATAGCGATGAATGATCGAAACGCCGGACAAGGGCCACCGTTTGATCGCTTCGTCAGCAATGCTTTGAATTGCAGTTTCAGCCATGCCTGGATAATGTTCAAGTTCAAGCGCAGAAAGCGTGCCACCTTCATCGCGACAAAGACCAGTAAAGCTGACAATCGCGCCGATGTCCTTGCGACCTTCGCCAAGTTTCCTTATTTCCTCGGTAAGATCGAAGTCAGTGCTCTGTACGCGAATGCAGAGATAGCAGTCATTGCTTTTGGTCATGTCATCCGCCTGTCATAGGCGGAAAAAGCCCAACCTCATTGCCATCTCGAATGATTTCATCATGTTCGGCATGTTCTTGGTTGATCGCAGCACGAATGACGTTTTCATGCTCGAATGCTGCTTCATATTCTTCGCCAAGCGTTTTCAGATGAGCAATAAGGTCGCTAACGCTGATCGTCTGGTGTGGAAGCTCAATAACTTCCTCGCCCTTGCCGATTTTTTCACGCACCCAAGCAAAATAGACGAGCTTTATGTGCATGATCTTAGTCCATGACGTGCTTGAGGCCAGCGCGGAAGTAATCCCAGCCGGTGTAAAGCGTTAGAATCGCCGAAATCCAGAGCAGAATAATGCCGATTTCTGTAGTGAAGGGCAGGATTTTCTCGCCGGCAGGACCAGCGAGCAGGAACGCCAAAGCAACCATCTGCGCAGTGGTTTTCCACTTTGCTAATTTTGACACTGGAACACTGACTTTGAGTTCAGCAAGATATTCGCGCAAGCCAGACACAAGAATTTCGCGGCAAAGAATGATAATCGCGGCCCACAGCGTCCATCCAGCGATGGTGCCATCAGCTGCCAGCAACAGAAGGCAGGCCGATACCAGAAGCTTATCGGCAATCGGATCAAGCATACGGCCAATCGTTGACGTCTGTTGCCAGATACGTGCGAGATAGCCATCGAAAAAGTCTGTAATGCTGGCAATTGCAAAAATTGCCAGTGCGGCCCAACGCGAATTATCACTCGATTGAAGTCGTCCCTCTACGAAGAAACATAAAACGACAAGCGGCACGGCAATAATCCGAGCGTAAGTCAGTATGTTTGGTAGGGAGAGAGTGTGATTTTTCCGCATTGTACCGCCGTATCCGTTGCTGGTGCACAACATCAGGGATGACTAAGAAAATCAACACCTGCTCATGTGTTCTTTATGGACGTAATGACGCCTGTGGAGAATTACTCGCCCAAACCCGGACAAAATTACGTCATCGATCATGAAAATGATCGTGAATGGTCTTTGCCATAGCCTCTGAAATACCTTCAATCTGCATGAGGTCTTCAACGGCAGCTCGGGATACCGCTTTTGCAGTCCCAAAATGATGAAGCAACGCGCGCTTGCGCGACGGACCGATTCCCGAAATCTCATCAAGCGGATTGGCCACAAAATCCTTCTTTCGCTTTGCACGATGCGTACCGATTGCAAATCGGTGTGCTTCGTCACGCATGCGCTGGATGAAGTAGAGCACGGGGTCACGCGGCGGCAATGTGAATGGCGGCTTACCTTCAATGAAGAAACGCTCGCGCCCAGCTTCACGGTCCACGCCTTTTGCAATGCCGATGGCCGTAACAAGGTGGCCGATGCCGAGTTCGCTTAAAATCTGCCTGACAGTACCGACTTGTCCTTGACCACCATCAATCAGAATGAGGTCAGGCCATGCTGGGAAAGCATCGTTGCTTTCGACATCGCTTACAGGCTCTGGTTCGCCATGCTCCTTGACCAGTCTCGAAAAACGCCGCTCAATCACTTCTCGCATCATGCCAAAGTCATCGCCGGGCGTAATGTCTGTCGATTTGATATTGAACTTGCGATACTGATTTTTGACAAAGCCTTCCGGCCCAGCCACGATCATTCCGCCCACGGCATTGGTGCCCATGATATGCGAGTTATCATAAACTTCGATGCGACGTGGAACTGTTGGCAATTCGAAAGCTTCGGCGAGCCCCTTGAGCAAGCGTGTTTGCGAGGATGTTTCCGCCAAACGACGGCCAAGCGCTTCGCGCGCGTTCGTCAAAGCATGATCAGTGAGCTCTTTCTTCTCGCCGCGCTGCGGAACGTTGACATGCACACGGTAGCCCGCCCGCGATGAAAGCGCTTCTCCGAGCAACTCCTGATCTTCGATGCTTTCCGATAGAAGAATGAGTTTTGGACAAGGTTTGTCATCGTAAAACTGGGACAGGAACGCACCAAGCACTTCGGCAGCGCTAAGCGAACTGTCGGCCTTTGGAAAATAAGCGCGATTGCCCCAGTTCTGGCCCGTACGAAAGAAGAAGACCTGAATGCATGTCATGCCACCATCCTGATAAATGGCAAAGACGTCCGCTTCCTCAACGGTTTGGGGATTGATACCCTGATGTGACTGAACATGCGAGAGTGCGGCAAGACGATCCCGATAAACAGCCGCATGTTCGAAATCGAGATCGGCCGATGCTGCTTGCATTGCTGCGGCGAGGTGGTCTTTCACCTTCTGGCTCTTACCAGAAAGAAAGGCCTTCGCTTCATCGACCAACTCAGCATAGTCCTCGTCGCTGACCTCATGCGTACATGGACCAGAGCAACGTTTGATTTGATAAAGCAAGCAGGGGCGGGTGCGGGTTTCAAAAACCGAATCTGTACAAGTGCGCAACAAAAAGGCGCGCTGAAGCGCGTTAATGGTTCGTGTGACAGCTCCGCCAGATGCAAATGGTCCGAAAAACTCACCTTTGCGTGTGCGTGCGCCACGATGCTTAAAAATGCCCGGTGCACGGTGGCCGCCAGTCAGCAAGATGTAAGGAAACGATTTGTCATCACGGAGCAAAACATTAAAGCGCGGCCGCAAACGCTTGATGAGATTCGCTTCAAGAAGCAGCGCTTCTGTTTCAGTTCGCGTGACGACAAACTCCATTGTCACGGTTTCGCCGATCATGCGGGTAATGCGGTTGGAATGCCCGACACCGCGGGCATAATTTGAAACGCGTTTTTTCAGGCTGCGGGCTTTGCCGACATAAAGCACGTCGCCCGCGCTGTTGAACATGCGATAAACGCCTGGATTATTCGGCAGGTGCTTAACGAAAGCGCTGATAATGTCTGCGCCACTCAGACCTGTCGTATCCGGTAAACCGTCCGATGAATCCCATTGAATAGAATCAGCAACTGAAGCGACAGCGGGCGTCTCATCTAAAGAATCATCATCGTCGATATCCGCATCATCCATGACAATATCTGCCACATCCTGCTCACTATCAGAAAGCAGGTGCGAAGAAGCATCATCATTGAATTTGCGTGGTGTGGTCATTCTTTAATTCCTGCTATGTCCGGCGTCTCCCATGCCAGATGCTGGCCGCCATCAAGTGCGATCATCTGGCCTGTTACGGAGCGGTTTTCCCAGAAATAGCGAATAGTGCGTCCAAATTCCGACAGGTCGGGTGCACGTTGCAGCGGTAAACGGCTGACCTGTAATTCAAAGTCTTCCACATTTTGGCGTTCACTCGGCAAAGTGGGGCCGGGGGCAATAGCATTGACACGGATACGCGGTGCAAGCGCCTGTGCGAGTGTTTTTGTAGCATTCCAAAGCGCAGCCTTTGAAAGCGTGTAAGAGAAAAACTGCGGATTGAGCTTCCAAACGCGCTGGTCGATCACGTTGATCACAAGCCCATCCAGATTCTCCGGTAGCGCTTTTGCCATTTCCTCGGCAAGCATAACCGGCGTTTTAAGATGAATAGCAAAGTGGCGATCCCACAATGAAATATCAAGACTGCCAACACGGTCGTCTTCAAAGAGTGACGCGTTATTAACAAGCAGACGAATCGGTCCAAGCTGTGTTGATGCCTGTTGCACCAATCCGCGCACGTCATCTTCGTTCGCGAGATCAGCAGTCACAACACAGGCTTTTCCGCCATTCGCCAGAATCTCCCCTGCAAGTTGTTCGCCGTCTTTAACCGAGCGATTACAGTGAATCGCCACTGGAAAGCCATGCGCTGCTAAATCATGAACGATCGCTTTGCCGATGCGTCGCGCACCGCCGGTCACAAGAACAGGGCAATTTGCAAGCGAAATGGTTTGCGGAGTTTCCAACAGGGTAAACACTTCCTTATCGTGATTCATTGTCGTTATTCATGCCATTTTGCCGGAAAAAAGTAGCGGAAAATAGTGGGGCTCACACAGACTGCTGACAAAAGACTAATAAATTCAGTGGTTTCAGTTGGCGACTATCCCGTAAATTTCTAATTATCTTAAGCCTCCCGATTTATATAGGGGTGGTATGAGGGCGTTGCCAGAATGCAACATCGCAATTTTGCCATGTTCTCGACAGGTTCTCTCCACACGACGGAGCAGATCGTGCCGCAATTATCGTCGATATGTCGTTCCTGTCAGCGCGGCATGGGTCAACTGCTCCCCAAGTTGCTGCCCGCCCGATAAGGGACCGCGCTAAAGGTAATTTAATGAAGGAGAATGCAATGCGCACTCTTAAGTCTCTCGTAATCGCCTCGGCTGCGCTGCTGCCGTTCTCTGCAACTGCTTTCGCAGCTGACGCAATCATGGAACAGCCTCCTGTTCCTGCTCCAGTTGAAGTTGCTCCTCAGGCAAGCTGGGCTGGTGGTTACACCGGTCTGTACCTCGGCTACGGCTGGAACAAGTCGAAGAACGAAGTTCCTGGCGGCAACATCACTGTTAAGCCTGACGACTGGAAGGGTGGCGCTTACGCAGGCTGGAACTTCCAGCAGGACCAGTTCGTATACGGTGTTGAAGGCGATGCAGGTTACTCGGCAGCTAAAAAATCCCGTGATGGTCTTCAGGTTAAGCAGGGCTTTGAAGGCTCGCTCCGTGGCCGTCTTGGTTATGACATGAACCCAGTTCTGCCATACATCACCGCAGGTGTTGCTGGTTCGCAGGTTAAGCTTTCGGGCAATAACGATGACGAAAGCAAGTTCCGCGTTGGTTGGACTGCAGGCGTTGGTATGGAAGCTAAGCTGACCGAAAACATTCTTGGTCGCGTAGAATACCGCTACACCCAGTTTGGCAACAAGAACTACGATCTTGGTGGTACGACTGTTCGTGACAAGCTGGACACGCAGGACATCCGCGTCGGTATCGGCTACAAGTTCTAATTACTATGTAATTGAACAAAAAACCGGGCAGGAAACTGCCCGGTTTTTTGTTGTCTGAGTTTTTAGCCTTGCGGTAAAAGCTTGACCAATTCTGGATGTAGTTCGTCGAATCGCTTCATCCACCGCTTGAGCTTTGGGCGACCGCGCTCCCACTTATCTCCAAAGCGTAGAGTGAGATAGCTAAGCGTTGCAGCTACGGCCAGATGGCCGCCGTGAAGCTTGCCAGCAAGACGTGGCGGAGCTTCATTCAGAAGGTCCAGCGTCCGTTCTGCCTTGCGCCATTGCAGGCCAAGCCATGGCTGGTGCACTTTTTCTTCAGGGCGCGCGCGACGCTCATAAACATGGGCCAGCAAAACATCAGCCAGACCATCAGCGATTGCTTCATAGCGCTCCGCGTCAGTGCGCTTTTCAGCATTGCGCGGAAAAATCTTATTTCCGGAAACACGATTGAGATACTGCATGATCGCACGGCTGTCGAAAACCGATTTACCATCATCGGTAATTAAGGTTGGTATTTTGCCGAGCGGATTGGCATTGACCAGATTCTCTGGCTCAGCCGAGGTGGTCACGACCACGCTTTCAAATGGAATGTCAGCATAAGTCGCTGCCATGCGTACCTTGGCGCTGTAGGGTGAGGCCGGCGAATAAAGGATCTGGGTCATCATTATTCCTGAGGTTTAAGATTATCTTGTTGCTGGCAGCATAACCGAACGGCTGCGGCACGCATTCGCATTTATCTGCTCACACGCGCGGAATTTGAGATCCTTTGTCATGCAGATTCGAACTTCCTGAAGATAGTTGCGCTTGCAGGAAACAGATATGCCGTCCGGCTTCATTCCGGGATTGGCTGTAACAAATGCTTTTTCTACCAGCATCGGATCGACTCGTCTGCTGGAAGTCAGATTACGCAGGCTTGGCGGAATATTTACGCGCTCATAGCCCTGACGAACTGTTGCGAAATAATCGTTTTGGGACAGGCCAGAGCAGCTTCCATGTTTGCGCCATTGGTGCGCGACCAAACCGGTTGACGGCATAATGTCGGAAACGCTTGAGATGATTGGACGAGGGACAAAGCTGCCTCGGCTGCGTGCATTGTCAAACTGGCAATTAGCGGGATAACCCCATTCATTTTGTGGCCAAAGACCATGAACAACGAAGCCATAGGGCCGGGATGAGCTACATTGCTGTTTGTTCGCGCGCGGTCCTTCTAAAGCACAATAGCTTGGTGACCATGACAGCGACAACACATAGAAATCGAAATTGCCGGGGCGGATATCGCCCCGATCTTGCGCC
This genomic stretch from Brucella pseudogrignonensis harbors:
- a CDS encoding SDR family oxidoreductase; its protein translation is MNHDKEVFTLLETPQTISLANCPVLVTGGARRIGKAIVHDLAAHGFPVAIHCNRSVKDGEQLAGEILANGGKACVVTADLANEDDVRGLVQQASTQLGPIRLLVNNASLFEDDRVGSLDISLWDRHFAIHLKTPVMLAEEMAKALPENLDGLVINVIDQRVWKLNPQFFSYTLSKAALWNATKTLAQALAPRIRVNAIAPGPTLPSERQNVEDFELQVSRLPLQRAPDLSEFGRTIRYFWENRSVTGQMIALDGGQHLAWETPDIAGIKE
- the moaD gene encoding molybdopterin converting factor subunit 1 encodes the protein MHIKLVYFAWVREKIGKGEEVIELPHQTISVSDLIAHLKTLGEEYEAAFEHENVIRAAINQEHAEHDEIIRDGNEVGLFPPMTGG
- the omp25 gene encoding outer membrane protein Omp25 produces the protein MRTLKSLVIASAALLPFSATAFAADAIMEQPPVPAPVEVAPQASWAGGYTGLYLGYGWNKSKNEVPGGNITVKPDDWKGGAYAGWNFQQDQFVYGVEGDAGYSAAKKSRDGLQVKQGFEGSLRGRLGYDMNPVLPYITAGVAGSQVKLSGNNDDESKFRVGWTAGVGMEAKLTENILGRVEYRYTQFGNKNYDLGGTTVRDKLDTQDIRVGIGYKF
- a CDS encoding glutathione S-transferase — translated: MTQILYSPASPYSAKVRMAATYADIPFESVVVTTSAEPENLVNANPLGKIPTLITDDGKSVFDSRAIMQYLNRVSGNKIFPRNAEKRTDAERYEAIADGLADVLLAHVYERRARPEEKVHQPWLGLQWRKAERTLDLLNEAPPRLAGKLHGGHLAVAATLSYLTLRFGDKWERGRPKLKRWMKRFDELHPELVKLLPQG
- a CDS encoding ABC-F family ATP-binding cassette domain-containing protein, with amino-acid sequence MLILDDISVRIAGRLLIDHASVTLPAGSKTGFVGRNGTGKSTLFRVITGDLASESGSISLPKNTRIGQVAQEAPGTEDALIEIVMKADKERAALLEEAETATDPHRIAEIHTRLADINAHSAEARAGAILSGLGFDAEAQRRPASAFSGGWRMRVALAAVLFSEPDLLLLDEPTNYLDLEGVLWLVDYVKRYPHTVIIISHDRDLLNSATSSIMHLDQKKISFWRGNYDQFERQRHEMLELQQKAHAKQEAHRKHMESFVERFRAKATKARQAQSRMKALEKLKPIELYVESNVQPFRFPDADKKTASPVIALDNADVGYVPGKPVLRNVTLRIDNDDRIALLGSNGNGKSTLAKLIAGRLQPEKGSLTLSPSLKVAFFAQHQMDDLIPEDNAIEHVRKLMPGELEAKVRARVAQMGLSTEKMLTPARDLSGGEKARLLMGLATFHGPNLLILDEPTNHLDIDSREELVHALNAFNGAVILIAHDRHLIEATMERLWLVREGGVKAFDGDLDEYRQIVLADAKGDQVSEREEGPKVNKAEQRKLAAQKRETFAPLLKKIKETESLMQKLQKQIQASMTQLEDPALYEKEPQKAIRINKEMSDAKSALAEAEDKWLEMSSEYEEAMAE
- a CDS encoding META domain-containing protein, whose amino-acid sequence is MLKGLTKTLSIVAALTAGLGAFGAAAMFVTTSMPTASVAAEKTISGKVMYRERIALPPEAHLIVQLTDVSLADAPSKIIAETTVNTLQGVPIPFAISFDTDEIEPSHNYALQARIVAGDTLWFVNDERYSIDPKKPDDSIEIKVVMVRKSSDESTAIGIEGKDWLAEDIQGGGVVDTAQTTLLVDSDGTVSGSGGCNRFMSKATISGSKISFAEIGSTYMQCPPALMNQERKFLDILEKTRSYKMDAGKLVLIDEGGDELARLAQSL
- a CDS encoding molybdenum cofactor biosynthesis protein MoaE; translation: MTKSNDCYLCIRVQSTDFDLTEEIRKLGEGRKDIGAIVSFTGLCRDEGGTLSALELEHYPGMAETAIQSIADEAIKRWPLSGVSIIHRYGLIKPGENIVLAVTASSHRQAAFEAASFLMDFMKTDAPFWKREHLLDGNKGNWVESKVADDHSRERWQKR
- the pgsA gene encoding CDP-diacylglycerol--glycerol-3-phosphate 3-phosphatidyltransferase produces the protein MRKNHTLSLPNILTYARIIAVPLVVLCFFVEGRLQSSDNSRWAALAIFAIASITDFFDGYLARIWQQTSTIGRMLDPIADKLLVSACLLLLAADGTIAGWTLWAAIIILCREILVSGLREYLAELKVSVPVSKLAKWKTTAQMVALAFLLAGPAGEKILPFTTEIGIILLWISAILTLYTGWDYFRAGLKHVMD
- a CDS encoding ribonuclease T2 family protein; translation: MLRKLAVTSAAILTASFAVLPTMAQDRGDIRPGNFDFYVLSLSWSPSYCALEGPRANKQQCSSSRPYGFVVHGLWPQNEWGYPANCQFDNARSRGSFVPRPIISSVSDIMPSTGLVAHQWRKHGSCSGLSQNDYFATVRQGYERVNIPPSLRNLTSSRRVDPMLVEKAFVTANPGMKPDGISVSCKRNYLQEVRICMTKDLKFRACEQINANACRSRSVMLPATR
- the uvrC gene encoding excinuclease ABC subunit UvrC; the protein is MTTPRKFNDDASSHLLSDSEQDVADIVMDDADIDDDDSLDETPAVASVADSIQWDSSDGLPDTTGLSGADIISAFVKHLPNNPGVYRMFNSAGDVLYVGKARSLKKRVSNYARGVGHSNRITRMIGETVTMEFVVTRTETEALLLEANLIKRLRPRFNVLLRDDKSFPYILLTGGHRAPGIFKHRGARTRKGEFFGPFASGGAVTRTINALQRAFLLRTCTDSVFETRTRPCLLYQIKRCSGPCTHEVSDEDYAELVDEAKAFLSGKSQKVKDHLAAAMQAASADLDFEHAAVYRDRLAALSHVQSHQGINPQTVEEADVFAIYQDGGMTCIQVFFFRTGQNWGNRAYFPKADSSLSAAEVLGAFLSQFYDDKPCPKLILLSESIEDQELLGEALSSRAGYRVHVNVPQRGEKKELTDHALTNAREALGRRLAETSSQTRLLKGLAEAFELPTVPRRIEVYDNSHIMGTNAVGGMIVAGPEGFVKNQYRKFNIKSTDITPGDDFGMMREVIERRFSRLVKEHGEPEPVSDVESNDAFPAWPDLILIDGGQGQVGTVRQILSELGIGHLVTAIGIAKGVDREAGRERFFIEGKPPFTLPPRDPVLYFIQRMRDEAHRFAIGTHRAKRKKDFVANPLDEISGIGPSRKRALLHHFGTAKAVSRAAVEDLMQIEGISEAMAKTIHDHFHDR
- the ndk gene encoding nucleoside-diphosphate kinase, encoding MAIERTFSMIKPDATRRNLTGAITTKLEEAGLRVVASKRVWMSTREAEGFYAVHKERPFFGELVESMSSGPTVVQVLEGENAILKNREIMGATNPANADAGTIRKEFALSIGENSVHGSDAPETAAEEIAYWFSGTEIVG
- a CDS encoding DinB family protein, whose protein sequence is MEQHFQMFAYYNRWANELLYSAAADLSDVDYRLDLGLFFGSIHRTFNHLLVTDRIWMKRFTGEGDHPNKLDAIITDDFIKLRDLRKAEDERICKYIESMNAERLAGRFTYMTTTNVRTISQRLAPALGHLFNHQTHHRGQIHAALTRLSADAPSLDLIQFQRNEAGRRFA